The following are from one region of the Abiotrophia defectiva ATCC 49176 genome:
- a CDS encoding carbohydrate-binding domain-containing protein encodes MRKSFTIATLISLTASMSLAYPVLAQSGTQESQSVTSFQAQTSYEESQASQITLADQTATVTGQGASFSGQTLTITQAGTYVLTGSGKNIKLVVEAADTDQVHLVFQNLTLEGEGTLLQVNKAQEVVISLAEGSQNALTESQASDDEEVKATIHSQVPLTLNGTGNLTLTALTKNALEVEDDLKVLGGTYTVKAANHGFKAEGALDIEAATLTIEAGKDGLHAEHDETTERANVSLNPTQLSIAATEDGVDAGNELTIKGGTITVSQSEEGLEARVIRQLGGDVTIKSSDDGVNASAGSSSKTTDTSATSNTADTSSSASQATADSATASTSASQATADPAATSQADQANKDKNATPPSPPAGQAPPQGGQPPQNGQGPGGMPPGGQEESDPSLQIILEGGTLTIDAEGDGIDSNGTVSISGGSLVVNGSVRGGNGPLDAAGDITITGGTVWALGTSDMLQGFAQGSTQASITANIAGTAGQTLIILDAKGKEVARQTASKDFQAVIMSSADLVDGQAYTIQVEGTTQTATAALVTPVTGGFHP; translated from the coding sequence ATGAGAAAAAGCTTTACTATCGCCACCCTCATCAGCCTGACCGCCAGTATGTCCCTGGCTTATCCAGTCTTAGCCCAGTCGGGCACGCAGGAAAGTCAGTCAGTGACCAGTTTCCAGGCCCAAACGAGCTATGAAGAGAGCCAGGCTAGCCAAATAACCTTGGCTGATCAAACGGCCACCGTCACAGGGCAAGGTGCCAGCTTCAGCGGCCAAACGCTGACTATCACCCAAGCTGGCACCTACGTCCTGACCGGTAGTGGCAAGAATATCAAGCTAGTGGTAGAGGCAGCTGACACTGACCAGGTCCACTTGGTCTTTCAAAACCTGACCCTAGAAGGGGAGGGAACCTTGCTGCAAGTTAACAAGGCCCAAGAAGTCGTCATCAGTCTAGCGGAAGGCAGTCAGAATGCTTTGACAGAAAGCCAGGCCAGCGACGATGAGGAAGTCAAAGCCACCATCCACAGTCAGGTGCCTCTGACCCTGAACGGGACAGGTAACTTAACCCTCACGGCCCTGACCAAGAATGCCTTAGAGGTGGAGGACGACCTCAAGGTGTTAGGCGGGACCTATACCGTCAAAGCCGCCAACCATGGCTTCAAGGCCGAGGGCGCCCTCGATATTGAGGCGGCCACTCTAACCATTGAAGCAGGCAAAGACGGTCTCCATGCTGAGCATGACGAAACGACCGAACGAGCTAACGTTAGCCTCAATCCGACTCAATTAAGTATTGCGGCCACCGAAGATGGGGTGGACGCCGGCAATGAATTGACTATCAAAGGCGGGACGATTACCGTGAGCCAAAGTGAGGAAGGCCTAGAAGCGCGTGTCATTCGTCAACTAGGCGGCGATGTCACCATCAAGAGTAGCGATGACGGGGTCAACGCTTCGGCCGGTTCCTCTAGCAAAACTACGGACACGAGCGCCACAAGCAATACAGCTGACACCAGCTCTTCTGCTAGCCAGGCCACTGCTGATTCAGCCACCGCCAGCACTTCCGCAAGCCAGGCCACTGCCGACCCAGCAGCTACCAGTCAGGCTGACCAAGCCAACAAGGATAAGAATGCAACCCCACCGTCTCCACCGGCTGGCCAAGCGCCGCCACAAGGCGGCCAGCCACCGCAAAATGGACAAGGGCCTGGCGGCATGCCACCGGGTGGCCAGGAAGAAAGTGACCCAAGCCTACAAATCATCCTTGAAGGTGGGACCCTTACCATTGATGCGGAAGGCGACGGCATTGATTCCAACGGGACGGTTAGCATTAGTGGTGGTAGCCTAGTCGTCAATGGCTCAGTCCGAGGCGGTAATGGCCCCCTCGATGCAGCGGGCGACATTACTATCACTGGCGGCACGGTCTGGGCCTTAGGAACCTCCGATATGTTGCAAGGATTCGCCCAAGGTTCCACCCAGGCTTCCATTACTGCTAACATAGCAGGGACCGCAGGCCAAACTCTGATTATCCTCGATGCCAAGGGCAAGGAAGTGGCACGTCAGACAGCCAGCAAGGATTTCCAAGCGGTCATTATGTCCAGTGCCGACCTAGTAGACGGTCAGGCTTACACCATCCAGGTGGAAGGGACGACCCAAACTGCCACGGCAGCCCTTGTCACCCCGGTGACCGGTGGCTTTCATCCCTAA